The Brevibacillus brevis genome contains a region encoding:
- the nuoH gene encoding NADH-quinone oxidoreductase subunit NuoH, producing the protein MMNTLLQQAPSWGTTLWFIVAAVLLLAVVLGFVTYAIYFERKVIGWMQLRIGPNRVGPLGLLQTVADVAKLLLKEDVRPQHADKALFTLAPILAYAPAFAVLAVMPFSESIRFADLGIGLLYYIALSGITVLGVITAGWASNNKYSLIGGLRSAAQMISYEVPLVMSVVGIVLLTGSMNLEDIVNAQQDVWNIVPQFIGFVVFIIAAQAELNRTPFDLPEAESELVGGYHVEYSGFRFAMFMLAEYVYMFGMGALITILFFGGWLPIHPSLDFIPGIVWFILKFSVYVFLQFWIRATMPRLRVDQLMSFAWKVLLPVALFNILLTAVVVSYQNGMF; encoded by the coding sequence TTGATGAATACTCTCTTGCAGCAAGCCCCTTCATGGGGGACCACGCTTTGGTTTATCGTAGCGGCAGTATTACTGCTTGCAGTCGTGTTGGGATTCGTTACGTACGCCATTTACTTTGAGCGTAAAGTGATTGGGTGGATGCAGCTGCGCATCGGGCCGAATCGAGTAGGACCATTGGGACTTCTCCAGACGGTTGCGGATGTTGCCAAGCTGCTATTAAAGGAAGATGTCCGTCCGCAGCACGCTGACAAAGCGTTGTTCACTCTAGCACCAATATTGGCCTATGCCCCTGCTTTCGCTGTATTGGCGGTCATGCCTTTTTCGGAGAGCATTCGGTTCGCTGATCTGGGAATAGGGCTGTTGTACTATATCGCCTTGTCTGGGATCACCGTATTAGGCGTGATCACGGCTGGCTGGGCCTCGAATAACAAGTACTCGCTGATCGGGGGTCTCCGCTCCGCTGCGCAGATGATCAGCTATGAAGTACCGCTGGTCATGTCCGTGGTGGGTATCGTTCTATTGACGGGCAGCATGAATCTCGAGGATATTGTCAATGCACAGCAGGATGTCTGGAATATTGTTCCGCAGTTTATCGGATTTGTTGTATTTATCATTGCTGCCCAGGCTGAGCTGAACCGTACGCCGTTTGACTTGCCAGAAGCAGAGTCGGAGCTCGTTGGCGGTTACCACGTCGAGTATTCGGGTTTCCGCTTTGCGATGTTCATGCTGGCTGAGTATGTATACATGTTCGGGATGGGTGCCTTGATCACGATTCTCTTTTTTGGTGGATGGTTGCCGATTCATCCATCGCTGGACTTCATTCCGGGAATCGTTTGGTTTATCCTTAAATTTTCTGTTTACGTCTTCCTCCAGTTTTGGATTCGCGCCACGATGCCGCGCTTACGTGTCGATCAACTGATGTCGTTTGCCTGGAAAGTGCTGTTGCCCGTGGCATTGTTCAACATCCTGCTCACAGCCGTAGTGGTTTCTTACCAAAATGGCATGTTCTAG
- a CDS encoding NADH-quinone oxidoreductase subunit D — protein MNHNILTTHVDTSSETGLRTEEMLLNVGPQHPSTHGVFRLVVKIDGETIKEAIPVMGYLHRGTEKLAENLTYTQIIPYTDRMDYVSAMTNNYVLCHAVETMMGLEIPERAQFLRLIAMELNRVASHLVWWGTYLLDIGAMGPFLYAFRDRETILDLFNELCGARMTFNYMRVGGVKWDAPPGWIDKAKEFVQYMKKELNNYHQLVTGNEIFINRLRGIGKFDTKTALDYSLSGVMLRSTGVKWDLRKDEPYCIYDRFEFDVPTATEGDCMARYHLRMAEIEQSLRILEQALEQFPSEGEVMGKVPRVIRPPAGETYVRIESPRGEIGCYIASQGKDKPWRLKFRRPSFTNLQILPKLLQGENLANMVAILGSIDIVLGEVDC, from the coding sequence ATGAACCATAACATCCTCACGACTCATGTTGATACCTCTTCTGAAACAGGACTTCGTACGGAAGAGATGTTATTAAACGTAGGTCCACAGCATCCGAGTACACACGGGGTATTTCGCTTGGTAGTAAAAATCGATGGGGAAACCATTAAAGAAGCGATTCCGGTGATGGGCTACCTGCATCGTGGTACTGAGAAGCTGGCAGAAAACTTGACCTATACACAAATTATTCCCTATACAGACCGTATGGACTACGTGTCCGCCATGACCAACAACTACGTTCTCTGCCATGCAGTAGAAACGATGATGGGGTTGGAGATTCCAGAACGAGCTCAGTTTCTGCGATTGATCGCAATGGAACTGAACCGGGTGGCCAGCCATTTGGTTTGGTGGGGAACGTATCTTTTGGACATTGGTGCGATGGGGCCCTTCCTGTATGCATTCCGTGATCGGGAGACGATCCTGGATTTGTTTAATGAGCTGTGCGGGGCGCGGATGACATTTAACTACATGCGCGTAGGCGGAGTAAAATGGGATGCACCTCCTGGCTGGATCGACAAAGCCAAAGAATTTGTCCAGTACATGAAGAAAGAATTGAATAACTACCACCAGCTGGTGACAGGGAATGAGATTTTTATCAACCGTCTCAGAGGGATTGGAAAGTTCGATACAAAAACGGCATTGGATTACTCGCTATCAGGTGTCATGCTCCGCTCGACAGGTGTCAAATGGGACCTGCGCAAGGACGAACCGTATTGCATTTACGATCGTTTTGAATTTGATGTGCCGACAGCAACCGAGGGAGATTGCATGGCGCGCTATCATCTGCGCATGGCTGAAATTGAGCAATCACTGCGAATTCTTGAGCAGGCATTGGAGCAGTTTCCGAGTGAAGGCGAAGTCATGGGGAAAGTACCACGTGTGATTCGCCCGCCTGCTGGGGAGACTTATGTGCGCATTGAGTCACCGCGGGGAGAAATTGGCTGCTACATTGCCAGTCAAGGCAAGGATAAACCGTGGAGATTGAAGTTCAGACGGCCTTCGTTTACCAATCTGCAAATTCTGCCTAAGCTGTTGCAGGGGGAAAACCTCGCGAACATGGTTGCCATTCTGGGCAGTATCGACATCGTGCTCGGGGAGGTTGACTGTTGA
- a CDS encoding NADH-quinone oxidoreductase subunit C encodes MSDEKRKPTPEEKTAAAAEARAKAEALRKLREQEAQASQEASPVEASQEPQEEVSAPEAKPVSEMTPEEKAAAKKAAAAEAIAKAKAAKEQTEAASPPAKPVSEMTPEEKAAAAEAIAKAKAAKEQAETSPPPTKPVTEMTPEEKAAAKKAAAAEALAKAKAVKEAKEAAENGADTADSVPDADAKAKAAAAAKAKAAAAAAAKAKAAREAGGDDSGDDDAKAKAAAAAKAKAAAAAAAKAKAAQASGDEAPAEEVPKAPSKNQPYLDKYVSRISEAFGQEVIEASYINELGKEVPTLTIQNERWHQVAQFLRDDEQLSFEYLSDLHGVDYEDRLEVYYHFYSYKNRQSLAVKVKTSREESKVASVMDLWHGANWNERETFDLLGIHFPGHKDLRRILLPDDWVGYPLRKDYVQYDEEV; translated from the coding sequence ATGAGCGACGAGAAACGCAAGCCGACGCCGGAGGAAAAGACAGCGGCAGCGGCTGAAGCCCGTGCCAAGGCCGAAGCTTTGCGAAAATTAAGAGAACAGGAAGCGCAGGCTTCCCAAGAGGCGAGCCCAGTAGAGGCATCTCAAGAGCCACAAGAGGAAGTCTCTGCTCCGGAAGCAAAACCTGTGTCAGAAATGACACCTGAGGAAAAAGCCGCAGCGAAGAAAGCAGCAGCGGCCGAAGCGATTGCCAAGGCAAAAGCGGCGAAGGAACAGACAGAAGCTGCTTCACCACCAGCAAAGCCTGTGTCGGAAATGACGCCGGAAGAAAAAGCCGCAGCGGCCGAAGCGATTGCCAAAGCAAAAGCAGCGAAGGAACAAGCAGAAACTTCCCCACCACCAACAAAGCCTGTGACCGAAATGACGCCTGAGGAAAAAGCCGCAGCCAAGAAAGCCGCTGCCGCAGAAGCACTAGCCAAGGCAAAAGCAGTGAAGGAAGCAAAAGAAGCCGCGGAAAACGGAGCCGATACAGCTGATTCAGTTCCAGATGCGGATGCCAAGGCGAAGGCCGCAGCTGCCGCAAAAGCCAAGGCTGCCGCAGCAGCCGCTGCTAAGGCAAAAGCCGCACGTGAAGCAGGCGGCGATGATTCCGGTGATGATGACGCCAAGGCAAAGGCCGCAGCTGCCGCAAAAGCCAAAGCCGCCGCCGCAGCAGCAGCGAAGGCAAAAGCAGCGCAAGCGAGTGGGGATGAGGCTCCGGCAGAGGAAGTGCCAAAAGCACCTTCCAAAAACCAGCCCTATCTTGATAAATACGTGTCACGAATTTCCGAAGCATTTGGACAGGAAGTCATCGAGGCTTCGTATATTAACGAGCTGGGAAAGGAAGTTCCGACCCTCACCATTCAAAACGAGCGTTGGCATCAAGTTGCCCAATTTTTAAGAGATGACGAGCAATTGAGCTTTGAGTACCTGTCCGATCTTCACGGTGTCGATTACGAGGATCGCCTGGAGGTATACTACCACTTTTATTCCTACAAAAATCGCCAAAGCTTGGCAGTAAAGGTCAAAACGAGCAGAGAAGAGTCAAAAGTTGCTTCTGTAATGGACCTCTGGCATGGGGCAAATTGGAATGAAAGAGAGACTTTTGACCTTTTGGGTATTCATTTCCCGGGACATAAGGATTTACGTCGAATCCTGTTGCCGGATGATTGGGTTGGGTATCCACTGCGCAAAGATTATGTGCAATACGACGAGGAGGTTTAG
- a CDS encoding NuoB/complex I 20 kDa subunit family protein, which produces MELDLTSIAPELQEELNRNVMFTTLETVKGWVRSNSLWPLTFGLACCAIEMMGTGGARYDLDRFGVIFRASPRQSDVMIVAGTVTKKMAPLLRRLYDQMPEPKWVIAMGSCATAGGPYVRSYSVVKGVDQIVPVDVYIPGCPPNPAALIYGINKLQEKIRYEAKTGKQVTNL; this is translated from the coding sequence ATGGAACTAGACCTGACAAGCATTGCGCCTGAATTGCAAGAGGAATTGAATCGCAACGTCATGTTTACGACATTGGAAACAGTGAAGGGATGGGTTCGCAGCAACTCGTTGTGGCCGTTAACCTTTGGCTTGGCCTGTTGCGCGATCGAGATGATGGGAACGGGTGGAGCGCGTTATGACCTCGACCGGTTCGGCGTTATTTTTCGAGCATCCCCAAGGCAATCTGATGTCATGATCGTAGCTGGAACCGTCACGAAAAAGATGGCACCACTACTGCGCAGGCTGTATGATCAAATGCCTGAACCAAAGTGGGTGATTGCCATGGGCTCCTGTGCGACAGCGGGAGGTCCGTACGTGCGCTCGTACAGCGTGGTAAAAGGTGTAGACCAGATTGTGCCTGTCGACGTATATATTCCGGGTTGTCCGCCAAACCCTGCCGCTTTGATCTACGGAATCAATAAGCTCCAAGAAAAAATCCGTTACGAAGCGAAGACTGGGAAGCAGGTGACCAATCTATGA
- a CDS encoding NADH-quinone oxidoreductase subunit A, with the protein MSDIYTNNYVIVAIFLILGVLLPVATVSFVGPLLRPKKPTREKQTTYESGNIPVGDSWVRFNVKYYIFALMFVIFDVETLFLYPWAVAYKELGLFALVEMVIFISLLVVGLIYAWRKKVLEWN; encoded by the coding sequence GTGAGTGACATCTATACCAACAATTATGTGATTGTCGCGATCTTTTTGATTCTAGGTGTGTTGTTGCCCGTGGCTACAGTCAGTTTTGTTGGTCCATTGCTTCGTCCAAAGAAACCGACACGGGAGAAGCAAACTACTTATGAAAGCGGTAACATTCCTGTTGGTGACAGTTGGGTGCGTTTCAACGTGAAGTATTACATCTTTGCCCTCATGTTTGTCATCTTTGATGTAGAAACACTCTTTCTGTATCCGTGGGCCGTCGCTTACAAAGAACTGGGGCTCTTTGCCTTAGTCGAGATGGTCATCTTTATATCCTTGCTCGTCGTAGGATTGATTTACGCGTGGAGAAAGAAGGTGCTGGAATGGAACTAG
- a CDS encoding DUF6042 family protein: MQTVRDIRHNQDGVVIPSSFAANGWTSVLSHEMNVLFQAMCYVVTKHETKEEMRKALDEFDALKGTFTEPVQEGFKSEADFKGYVNLLNRFKAFMSRSDYAYPTSLDEAIGLFVKWGLVIDNGDAWDVPVYPFPDASELFKLSEAESLALAHVKLEALVHPMFSRLVMKLHEEEENTFSMSKAEMKQLLNTNDQMLAEVLIKLTPYMEDAIENMLEIPEDEKMNFTIVWERIYEDFLGQQFSNNVQ; the protein is encoded by the coding sequence ATGCAAACCGTTCGCGATATCCGCCACAATCAAGATGGCGTAGTGATTCCTAGCAGCTTTGCGGCTAATGGCTGGACAAGCGTGCTATCTCATGAAATGAATGTTCTTTTCCAGGCAATGTGCTATGTAGTAACGAAGCATGAGACAAAAGAAGAAATGAGAAAAGCTCTGGACGAGTTCGATGCATTGAAAGGCACATTCACCGAGCCTGTTCAAGAAGGCTTTAAGTCTGAAGCAGATTTCAAAGGCTACGTGAACCTCTTGAACAGATTCAAAGCGTTCATGAGCCGTTCCGATTATGCATATCCGACATCTCTTGATGAAGCGATTGGGCTTTTCGTGAAGTGGGGTCTGGTAATTGATAATGGAGATGCTTGGGATGTACCGGTTTATCCGTTCCCAGATGCATCTGAGTTGTTCAAGTTGAGTGAAGCAGAATCTCTTGCATTGGCTCATGTTAAACTGGAAGCATTGGTTCATCCGATGTTTAGCCGCCTCGTGATGAAGCTGCACGAGGAAGAAGAAAATACGTTCAGCATGTCCAAAGCAGAAATGAAGCAATTGCTGAACACCAATGACCAGATGCTGGCAGAGGTTCTGATCAAGCTGACTCCATATATGGAAGATGCGATTGAAAATATGCTGGAGATCCCAGAAGACGAGAAGATGAACTTCACGATTGTATGGGAGCGAATTTACGAGGACTTCCTCGGACAGCAATTTTCAAACAACGTTCAATAA
- a CDS encoding F0F1 ATP synthase subunit epsilon, with the protein MSKMTVEVVTPERVVYSGQAEMVIARGLQGEIGIMPNHVPLVTPLKTAPVRIKTEGDKEVKMAVSGGFMEVRGDKVTILAETAELPGDIDVERAKSAKERAEKRLAEKYAELDVKRAERALQRAMARLDVAK; encoded by the coding sequence GTGAGTAAGATGACAGTTGAAGTCGTAACTCCTGAACGGGTTGTCTACAGCGGTCAGGCTGAAATGGTGATTGCTCGCGGCTTGCAAGGGGAAATCGGTATTATGCCGAACCACGTGCCGTTGGTAACCCCGCTGAAAACAGCGCCAGTTCGGATTAAGACAGAAGGCGATAAAGAAGTAAAGATGGCTGTAAGCGGCGGCTTCATGGAAGTGCGCGGCGATAAAGTAACCATCCTTGCTGAAACGGCTGAATTGCCGGGAGACATCGATGTTGAACGCGCGAAGTCAGCGAAAGAGCGTGCTGAAAAGCGTTTGGCTGAGAAATATGCCGAGCTCGACGTCAAGCGTGCAGAACGCGCGCTGCAACGTGCGATGGCACGTCTCGACGTAGCGAAGTAA
- the atpD gene encoding F0F1 ATP synthase subunit beta → MANGRVVQVMGPVVDVEFDRGHLPAIYNAIKIQHKAQSAGERDIDLTVEVATHLGDNLVRTVAMSSTDGLVRGMEAVDTGAAISVPVGAVTLGRVFNVLGEPIDLQELGQVDRRDPIHRKAPEFVDQATTVEILETGIKVIDLLAPYIKGGKIGLFGGAGVGKTVTIQELINNIAQEHGGISVFAGVGERTREGNDLYHEMKDAGVLPKTAMVFGQMNEPPGARLRVALTGLTMAEYFRDEEGRDVLLFVDNIFRFTQAGSEVSALLGRMPSAVGYQPTLATEMGQLQERITSTKKGSVTSIQAIYVPADDYTDPAPATTFAHLDATTNLERSIAELGIFPAVDPLASTSRALAPDIVGQEHYDVARSVQKILQRYKELQDIIAILGMDELSDDDKQVVGRARRIQRFLSQSFHVAEQFTGNPGQYVPLKETVRSFKEILEGKHDHLPEGAFLYVGTIEEAVEKAKKMA, encoded by the coding sequence ATGGCGAATGGACGCGTGGTTCAGGTAATGGGTCCGGTTGTTGACGTCGAGTTCGACCGCGGACACCTGCCTGCCATTTACAATGCGATCAAGATTCAACATAAAGCACAAAGCGCTGGTGAGCGCGACATCGACTTGACTGTTGAGGTTGCTACTCATTTGGGCGATAACTTGGTTCGTACCGTTGCAATGTCTTCCACTGACGGTTTGGTTCGTGGCATGGAAGCAGTTGATACCGGTGCAGCTATCTCCGTTCCAGTGGGTGCAGTAACCCTCGGACGCGTATTCAACGTATTGGGTGAGCCGATCGACCTGCAAGAACTCGGTCAAGTAGATCGTCGTGACCCAATTCACCGTAAAGCTCCTGAGTTCGTAGACCAAGCAACGACTGTTGAGATCCTGGAAACAGGTATCAAAGTTATTGACCTCTTGGCTCCGTACATCAAGGGTGGTAAGATCGGTCTGTTTGGTGGTGCGGGTGTAGGTAAAACCGTTACTATTCAAGAGCTGATCAACAACATCGCGCAAGAGCACGGTGGTATTTCCGTATTCGCTGGTGTAGGTGAGCGTACCCGTGAAGGTAACGACCTGTACCACGAGATGAAAGACGCAGGCGTTCTGCCGAAAACCGCGATGGTATTCGGTCAGATGAACGAGCCGCCTGGTGCACGTCTTCGTGTAGCGTTGACTGGTCTGACTATGGCGGAATACTTCCGTGATGAAGAAGGCCGCGACGTTCTTCTCTTTGTTGATAACATCTTCCGCTTTACTCAAGCGGGTTCCGAAGTTTCTGCTCTCTTGGGCCGTATGCCATCCGCGGTAGGTTACCAGCCAACACTGGCTACCGAAATGGGTCAGTTGCAAGAGCGTATTACTTCCACGAAAAAAGGTTCCGTAACGTCCATTCAAGCGATTTACGTACCAGCGGATGACTATACTGACCCGGCTCCTGCTACTACGTTTGCTCACTTGGACGCTACAACGAACCTGGAGCGTTCCATCGCTGAGTTGGGTATCTTCCCTGCGGTAGACCCACTCGCATCCACTTCCCGTGCTCTGGCTCCTGATATTGTAGGACAAGAACACTATGATGTGGCTCGTAGCGTTCAGAAAATCCTGCAACGTTACAAAGAACTGCAAGATATCATCGCGATTCTCGGTATGGACGAGTTGAGTGACGATGACAAGCAAGTAGTTGGACGCGCACGCCGCATTCAACGTTTCTTGTCCCAGTCCTTCCACGTTGCCGAGCAGTTTACTGGTAACCCAGGCCAATACGTGCCATTGAAAGAAACCGTTCGCAGCTTCAAGGAAATCCTCGAAGGTAAGCATGACCACCTGCCAGAGGGCGCGTTCCTGTACGTAGGTACAATTGAAGAAGCGGTAGAAAAAGCGAAGAAAATGGCGTAA
- the atpG gene encoding ATP synthase F1 subunit gamma, with amino-acid sequence MAKGIREIRRSIKSKKDMRQITKAMKMVAAAKLRRNQDKAEAARPYADKIQEVIASIASGNSGSKHPMLQNRPVKKTGYIVITSDRGLAGGYNANILRKVVTTINEKHKSKDEYGIFVIGRKGRDFFSKRNYPLLEEVTGLPVSPAFADIKKIAGAAVQMFENEQIDELYLCYNKFQSAISQIPTVKQLLPLEAPESNNARELNYEYEPSSEEVLADLLPKYAETLVYSALLEAKASEEGSRMTAMGNATDNATDMINRLTLSYNRARQAAITQEISEIVAGANAQA; translated from the coding sequence GTGGCTAAAGGAATACGTGAGATTCGACGCAGTATCAAAAGTAAAAAAGATATGCGCCAAATCACGAAAGCGATGAAAATGGTGGCGGCTGCAAAGCTTCGCCGTAACCAGGATAAAGCTGAGGCGGCACGCCCGTATGCTGACAAGATCCAAGAAGTGATCGCAAGCATCGCGAGTGGGAACTCTGGTTCCAAACATCCAATGTTGCAAAATCGTCCGGTGAAAAAGACTGGTTATATTGTCATCACTTCCGACCGTGGACTTGCTGGGGGTTACAATGCCAACATTCTCCGTAAAGTGGTAACTACCATTAACGAGAAGCACAAGTCCAAGGATGAGTACGGTATTTTTGTGATTGGCCGCAAAGGTCGTGACTTCTTCAGCAAGCGGAACTACCCTCTGTTGGAGGAAGTTACAGGTCTGCCAGTCAGCCCAGCCTTTGCTGATATCAAGAAAATTGCCGGTGCAGCAGTCCAAATGTTCGAGAATGAGCAGATTGACGAACTGTACCTGTGCTACAACAAGTTCCAAAGTGCAATTTCGCAAATACCTACCGTAAAACAATTGCTGCCTTTGGAAGCTCCCGAGAGCAACAATGCGCGCGAATTGAATTACGAGTATGAGCCGTCCTCGGAAGAAGTATTGGCGGATCTGTTGCCGAAATATGCGGAAACACTGGTTTACAGTGCACTTCTCGAAGCAAAAGCTTCCGAAGAAGGTTCCCGTATGACGGCAATGGGCAACGCGACAGACAATGCTACGGATATGATCAACCGTTTAACGTTGAGCTACAACCGTGCTCGTCAGGCAGCCATTACACAAGAGATTTCCGAGATCGTTGCAGGTGCAAACGCACAGGCTTAG
- the atpA gene encoding F0F1 ATP synthase subunit alpha, which yields MSAIRPEEISSLIKERIANFKSEIEVVDVGTVIQVGDGIARVHGLEKAMQGELLEFQNGVMGMVLNLEEDNVGVVIMGPFRDIKEGDTVKRTGRVMEVPVGEALLGRVVNPLGQPIDGQGPIANNGFRPIESPAPGVMARKSVHEPLQTGIKAIDAMIPVGRGQRELIIGDRQTGKTAVALDTIINQKGKDMICIYVAIGQKQSTVANIVETLRKAGALEYTIIVSATASDPAPMLYLAPYTGVTMAEYFMYKGGHVLCVYDDLSKQAAAYREMSLLLRRPPGREAYPGDVFYLHSRLLERAAKLSDDLGAGSITALPFIETQAGDISAYIPTNVISITDGQIFLETDLFNAGQRPAVNTGLSVSRVGGSAQIKAMKKVAGPLKLELAQYRELAAFAQFGSDLDKATQARLTRGERLMEIMKQGQFDPMPVEKQVASIYSATRGYLDDIPVAEVRRFEKELLSFLDSNKPQLLEHIRTTKDLPDEKEFNAAIEEFKKGFSVTR from the coding sequence GTGAGTGCAATCAGACCAGAAGAGATTAGCTCCCTCATTAAAGAGCGGATCGCTAACTTTAAATCTGAAATCGAAGTTGTGGATGTAGGCACAGTCATCCAAGTAGGTGACGGTATTGCTCGTGTTCACGGTTTGGAAAAGGCCATGCAAGGGGAGCTTCTCGAGTTCCAAAATGGCGTAATGGGTATGGTACTCAACTTGGAAGAAGATAACGTGGGTGTCGTTATTATGGGACCTTTCCGCGACATTAAGGAAGGCGATACTGTAAAACGTACCGGCCGCGTTATGGAAGTTCCAGTAGGGGAAGCGCTGCTCGGCCGCGTTGTAAACCCACTGGGTCAACCAATCGATGGTCAAGGCCCTATTGCAAATAACGGTTTCCGTCCAATCGAGAGCCCAGCTCCTGGCGTTATGGCACGTAAATCCGTACACGAGCCGCTCCAAACAGGTATCAAAGCGATTGACGCGATGATCCCAGTTGGTCGTGGACAGCGTGAGTTGATCATTGGCGACCGCCAAACTGGTAAAACAGCAGTGGCGCTCGACACGATCATCAACCAAAAAGGTAAAGATATGATTTGTATCTACGTTGCTATCGGTCAAAAGCAATCCACCGTTGCAAACATCGTAGAAACTCTGCGTAAAGCAGGGGCTCTGGAATACACAATCATCGTTTCTGCTACTGCGTCTGACCCAGCTCCAATGTTGTACCTGGCTCCATATACAGGTGTAACAATGGCTGAGTACTTCATGTACAAAGGCGGACACGTTCTGTGCGTATACGATGACCTGTCCAAACAGGCTGCTGCATACCGCGAAATGTCCCTCTTGCTCCGTCGTCCTCCAGGTCGTGAAGCATATCCTGGTGACGTATTCTACTTGCACTCCCGCTTGCTGGAGCGCGCAGCGAAACTGTCTGATGATCTGGGCGCTGGTTCCATTACAGCTCTGCCATTCATCGAAACCCAAGCGGGTGACATTTCCGCATACATTCCAACCAACGTGATCTCCATCACGGACGGTCAGATCTTCCTGGAGACAGACTTGTTCAACGCAGGTCAACGTCCAGCGGTTAACACCGGTCTTTCCGTATCCCGTGTAGGTGGTTCCGCGCAAATCAAGGCGATGAAAAAGGTAGCAGGTCCACTCAAGCTCGAGTTGGCTCAATACCGTGAGTTGGCTGCGTTTGCTCAGTTCGGTTCCGATCTGGACAAAGCGACCCAAGCTCGTCTGACCCGTGGTGAGCGCTTGATGGAAATCATGAAACAAGGTCAGTTCGATCCAATGCCTGTTGAGAAGCAAGTTGCTTCTATCTATAGCGCTACAAGAGGTTACCTGGATGACATTCCAGTAGCAGAAGTGCGCCGCTTTGAGAAAGAGCTGTTGTCTTTCTTGGATTCCAACAAACCGCAACTGTTGGAGCACATCCGCACAACGAAAGACCTTCCAGATGAAAAAGAATTCAACGCAGCGATCGAAGAGTTCAAAAAAGGCTTTTCGGTAACTCGCTAA
- a CDS encoding F0F1 ATP synthase subunit delta, protein MSSAVGKRYARALFEVASERSKIDQVEADLGAIVEAVEGNEDLKKIMLHPHIAADAKSQLADELFKSHVGEETFNFLNVLIENGREVDLVDIYRSFVQLANEARGFADAIVTSAKPLSAEEQNELAEKFGQTLNKKLRMTAVVDPAILGGIIIKIGDRLYDGSLKTKLETFAQKA, encoded by the coding sequence ATGAGTAGCGCAGTAGGGAAACGTTATGCTCGCGCTCTCTTTGAAGTAGCGAGTGAGCGTAGCAAGATTGATCAGGTGGAAGCAGACCTGGGTGCAATCGTAGAAGCGGTTGAAGGCAACGAAGATCTGAAAAAGATCATGCTGCACCCGCACATCGCAGCAGATGCAAAAAGCCAGCTCGCTGACGAATTGTTCAAAAGCCATGTAGGGGAAGAAACCTTTAATTTTCTAAACGTCCTGATTGAGAACGGACGCGAAGTTGATCTGGTTGATATCTACCGTTCTTTTGTACAATTGGCGAACGAAGCTCGCGGATTCGCAGATGCGATTGTGACAAGTGCAAAGCCGCTTTCTGCTGAAGAACAAAATGAGCTGGCTGAGAAGTTCGGCCAAACGCTGAACAAAAAGCTGCGTATGACAGCAGTCGTAGATCCAGCGATTCTCGGCGGCATTATTATCAAAATTGGCGACCGTCTGTATGATGGCAGCCTGAAAACAAAGTTGGAAACCTTTGCGCAAAAGGCGTAA
- the atpF gene encoding F0F1 ATP synthase subunit B: MVEFGAVSLEWGTLLLQVIIFVLLLIVVSKYATGPIANVLEKRRAHVENELATAERNHKESEKLLAEQRRLLDEARAESKAIIDRAAKQASDEASKIVAEAQAASERMKADASAELAREVEKAKLELREQMTGLSVLLASKIIEKELDEAAQKSTVDKFLAQVGDRL; encoded by the coding sequence ATGGTTGAGTTTGGAGCCGTATCCCTGGAATGGGGCACATTACTACTCCAGGTGATTATTTTCGTTTTGCTGTTGATCGTTGTTTCCAAATATGCAACAGGACCGATTGCGAACGTATTGGAAAAGCGCCGTGCTCATGTTGAGAACGAGCTCGCTACTGCGGAACGCAACCACAAGGAATCCGAAAAGCTTTTGGCTGAACAACGCCGTCTTTTGGATGAAGCTCGCGCTGAATCTAAAGCGATCATCGACCGTGCTGCAAAGCAAGCGTCTGATGAAGCAAGCAAAATCGTTGCTGAAGCACAAGCAGCTTCTGAGCGCATGAAAGCAGATGCAAGTGCTGAACTCGCTCGTGAAGTAGAAAAAGCAAAACTCGAACTGCGTGAGCAAATGACTGGTCTTTCCGTGCTCTTGGCTTCCAAGATCATTGAGAAAGAACTGGACGAAGCAGCTCAAAAGTCTACTGTTGACAAATTTCTCGCACAAGTGGGAGATCGCCTATGA
- the atpE gene encoding F0F1 ATP synthase subunit C encodes MEVMGVAIAMGLIFGLAALGGAFGASNVISKTIEGVARQPEARGNLMGIMFLGMGLVEAIPIIAVAVGFILMGRLG; translated from the coding sequence ATGGAAGTTATGGGTGTAGCTATTGCTATGGGTCTTATTTTCGGTTTGGCAGCACTTGGTGGTGCTTTTGGTGCAAGTAACGTAATCTCTAAAACAATTGAAGGTGTTGCTCGTCAACCTGAAGCTCGTGGTAACCTGATGGGTATCATGTTCCTCGGTATGGGTCTCGTAGAGGCGATTCCAATTATCGCTGTAGCTGTAGGCTTCATCTTGATGGGTCGTCTGGGCTAA